Proteins found in one Deltaproteobacteria bacterium genomic segment:
- a CDS encoding 3-oxoacyl-ACP synthase III family protein produces the protein MRTALQGLSHNLAPLADIAGVRRPIAPTGGASDMALPAARSALAQAGVTADAVDFIIFATMTPDVTFPGAACFFQHKLECGTVGALDVRGQCAGFLFGLSVADQFIRAGTYRRVLLVAAEVISPGLDYSEGGERVARLFGDGGAVAVLGPGSGDAGVRSVVIHSDGRQYDRFWCEYPSSRQHPVRVTLENFEQRVHFPTLDFDVVRDFGLVTLPVVIDEALAKAGVPRDGIDHFVIAHVFPEVADRVAEQMGIASRFSNPSREVGHLAAASVPVSLSISMTAGAVGPGAKVCLAACGAGFAWGAAVVQL, from the coding sequence ATGCGCACCGCCCTGCAGGGGCTGAGCCACAATCTCGCGCCGCTGGCCGACATCGCCGGCGTTCGTCGGCCAATTGCGCCGACGGGCGGCGCCTCCGATATGGCTCTGCCGGCCGCGCGCAGCGCACTCGCGCAAGCGGGCGTGACCGCTGACGCGGTCGACTTCATCATCTTTGCGACCATGACCCCGGACGTGACATTCCCGGGTGCGGCGTGTTTCTTCCAGCACAAACTCGAATGCGGAACCGTCGGCGCACTCGACGTGCGCGGGCAGTGCGCGGGCTTTCTGTTCGGTCTCTCGGTTGCCGATCAGTTCATCCGGGCGGGAACGTATCGCCGCGTGCTGTTGGTCGCCGCTGAGGTGATCTCTCCTGGACTAGATTACTCTGAAGGCGGCGAGCGAGTGGCGCGGCTGTTCGGCGACGGTGGCGCGGTGGCGGTGCTGGGTCCGGGTAGCGGCGATGCGGGCGTGCGCTCGGTGGTGATTCACAGCGATGGGCGACAGTACGATCGCTTCTGGTGCGAGTATCCATCGAGTCGCCAGCACCCGGTGCGGGTGACGTTGGAGAACTTCGAGCAGCGGGTTCATTTCCCCACGCTCGACTTCGACGTCGTGCGCGACTTCGGTCTGGTCACGCTTCCCGTGGTGATCGATGAGGCGCTTGCGAAGGCCGGGGTACCGCGCGACGGCATCGATCACTTCGTGATCGCCCACGTCTTCCCGGAAGTCGCCGATCGTGTGGCCGAACAGATGGGCATCGCCAGTCGGTTCAGCAATCCCAGCCGTGAGGTCGGCCATCTTGCCGCGGCGTCGGTGCCCGTGAGTTTGAGCATATCGATGACGGCGGGCGCAGTCGGTCCCGGCGCGAAGGTGTGCTTGGCGGCGTGCGGCGCTGGTTTCGCCTGGGGCGCCGCGGTGGTGCAGCTATGA
- a CDS encoding GatB/YqeY domain-containing protein: protein MASEAQLQRDLTTAMKARDMSTVYVLRGVLAAIKSVKVDKQIPELPEAEIAGLIRKEINKRTEAAGFAAKSGREELVAQNRAEQVVLEAYLPAQMDAPRLEAVIREIAQELGSPAIGPIMATLKQRYAGQYDGKLASELARKLS, encoded by the coding sequence ATGGCGAGCGAAGCCCAGTTGCAGCGCGACCTGACGACAGCGATGAAGGCGCGCGATATGTCCACGGTCTACGTGTTGCGCGGCGTGTTGGCGGCCATCAAGAGCGTCAAGGTCGACAAGCAGATCCCCGAGCTGCCCGAGGCGGAGATCGCCGGACTGATTCGCAAGGAGATCAATAAGCGTACGGAAGCTGCGGGATTCGCAGCCAAGAGCGGCCGCGAGGAACTTGTTGCCCAGAATCGCGCCGAACAAGTTGTGCTCGAAGCGTATCTCCCGGCGCAGATGGATGCTCCGCGGCTCGAAGCCGTGATCCGCGAGATCGCGCAGGAACTCGGCAGTCCCGCCATCGGCCCCATCATGGCGACGCTCAAGCAGCGATACGCCGGGCAGTACGACGGCAAGCTCGCCAGCGAGCTAGCGCGCAAACTGAGCTAG
- a CDS encoding 4Fe-4S dicluster domain-containing protein — MATVITSECINCGACEPECPNTAIYQGGVEWDLNDAKHPAVAQDIFFIVPEKCTECVGFHDHEACAAVCPVDCCIPDPARPEVDEVLIARARELHPGTEFPPDYPSRFRKGNGHAVEGVPAAAPAAAAAPAPATQAAAAPAAKAPAVIGARVEKALSGPRPASVRVPRKPRMLKAFQGELKINFEEAAAMLNAPRSGSRGFKWFAALAQPLLGALPFGQKQRIEAAVGDKRFFTAAGATGLNILHNMIIYPAVMVAVGAFALKRNVFSDELSSLIVLGFAMAAFEAIWRMREAIFRAAPLDQVRFRAALYAPPLAALFVPLTRMLKTAESVGTSPVDGFHGGEFEDKQEREKRYGEVYTLTEQGNGFLLRLEFPRTVPHSALKDQFGVPDDMPDYDYDLALQGGYLIVKGRVEDPVLRKLAAVSPAFPPDFTTHIKLPAPVAGFKHRFVDRTLEVVLLK, encoded by the coding sequence ATGGCGACCGTAATTACGTCGGAGTGCATCAACTGCGGCGCGTGTGAACCGGAATGTCCCAACACCGCGATCTATCAGGGTGGGGTGGAGTGGGACCTGAACGACGCGAAGCACCCGGCGGTTGCGCAGGACATCTTCTTCATCGTTCCCGAAAAATGCACCGAGTGTGTCGGCTTCCACGATCACGAAGCCTGCGCGGCGGTGTGTCCGGTGGACTGCTGCATCCCCGATCCGGCCCGTCCGGAGGTCGATGAGGTGTTGATTGCGCGCGCGCGCGAGTTGCATCCGGGCACCGAGTTCCCGCCCGACTACCCGTCGCGGTTCAGGAAGGGGAATGGGCATGCCGTTGAAGGGGTGCCGGCAGCGGCCCCGGCCGCAGCAGCGGCTCCGGCGCCGGCGACTCAGGCGGCCGCCGCCCCCGCGGCCAAGGCGCCCGCGGTGATTGGTGCCCGCGTCGAGAAGGCACTCTCCGGGCCGAGGCCGGCGAGCGTCCGGGTGCCGCGCAAGCCGCGTATGCTCAAGGCCTTCCAAGGCGAATTGAAAATCAACTTCGAAGAAGCGGCGGCGATGCTGAATGCGCCGCGCTCTGGTTCGCGCGGCTTCAAATGGTTCGCCGCGCTGGCGCAGCCGCTGCTCGGGGCCTTGCCGTTCGGTCAGAAGCAGCGCATCGAAGCCGCGGTCGGTGACAAGCGCTTCTTCACCGCCGCCGGCGCCACCGGGCTCAACATCCTTCACAACATGATCATCTATCCGGCGGTGATGGTGGCTGTCGGCGCGTTTGCACTCAAGCGCAACGTGTTCAGCGACGAGCTCAGTTCGCTGATCGTCCTCGGCTTCGCGATGGCGGCCTTCGAAGCGATCTGGCGCATGCGCGAAGCGATCTTTCGCGCCGCGCCGTTGGATCAAGTCCGCTTCCGCGCGGCACTGTACGCGCCGCCGCTGGCCGCACTGTTCGTGCCGCTGACTCGTATGCTCAAGACCGCCGAAAGTGTCGGGACATCGCCGGTCGATGGCTTTCACGGCGGCGAGTTCGAAGACAAGCAGGAACGCGAGAAACGCTACGGCGAGGTCTACACGCTCACCGAGCAGGGCAACGGTTTCCTGCTGCGGCTGGAATTTCCCCGCACGGTGCCGCACTCCGCGTTGAAGGACCAGTTCGGCGTTCCGGACGACATGCCGGACTACGATTACGATCTGGCGTTACAGGGTGGGTACTTGATCGTGAAGGGGCGGGTGGAGGATCCTGTTTTGCGCAAGCTGGCGGCGGTCTCGCCGGCGTTTCCGCCCGACTTCACCACTCACATCAAGCTGCCGGCCCCGGTGGCCGGCTTCAAGCATCGCTTCGTCGACCGTACGCTCGAAGTGGTGCTGTTGAAGTAA
- the rimI gene encoding ribosomal protein S18-alanine N-acetyltransferase: MELNLAPMRADDLADVMEIERRSFSQPWTPGLFLHELKVPFSRVTLVRATNGTRTTLGYVCRWLVGDEGHILNLAVHPAHRGRGVGRLLVESVITEARTAGVDSVTLEVRHGNEAARALYLKLGFTDRGVRRNYYGQGDDAIIMTLPLRAPASAAAHR, translated from the coding sequence GTGGAACTCAACCTCGCGCCGATGCGCGCCGATGATCTCGCCGATGTGATGGAGATCGAGCGCCGCTCGTTCTCCCAGCCGTGGACGCCGGGGCTGTTTCTGCACGAGCTGAAGGTGCCGTTCTCGCGCGTCACCCTCGTGCGCGCCACCAACGGCACCCGCACGACGCTGGGCTATGTGTGCCGCTGGTTGGTGGGCGACGAGGGTCACATCTTGAACCTCGCCGTGCATCCCGCGCATCGCGGGCGCGGCGTCGGTCGCTTACTGGTCGAGTCGGTCATCACCGAAGCGCGCACTGCGGGAGTGGATTCGGTCACGCTCGAAGTGCGCCACGGCAACGAGGCGGCGCGCGCGCTCTATCTCAAGCTGGGCTTCACCGATCGCGGCGTGCGCCGCAACTACTATGGTCAGGGTGACGACGCGATCATCATGACCTTGCCGCTGCGAGCGCCGGCGAGCGCCGCCGCTCACCGCTAA
- a CDS encoding flippase-like domain-containing protein, translated as MNARTFRNIVLSLVVSALFLYLAFRNVPLADLGAAFGRFDARWLVPAFAISIMLQIFRAWRWQLELRPLTHIALAPLWVITSVAYMAINVLPARMGEVVRPWLLSRRSAVSFSNVVGNLVVEKTMDSVVILFYILLGLLTTADLPVWVRRGALFPAVGAAVLVTLVLLLWWRGEAFFERAVVRLLPERFGVGLMRFLKAVVAGMQILPDRRLLGLVFVMSLALWFLPILSSYVVIRAFSFAVPFNAAVIVFIFIGFGTALPQAPGMIGTYQYACQLALALFGVPAADALAYGVVLNAIQLASLIGQGVIALPFAGVRIEDVLRARGEAQSEPVA; from the coding sequence ATGAACGCACGCACGTTCCGCAACATCGTCCTCAGTCTCGTCGTCAGCGCGCTGTTCCTCTATCTTGCGTTTCGCAACGTGCCGTTGGCGGATCTCGGCGCCGCGTTCGGCCGCTTCGATGCGCGGTGGTTGGTGCCGGCGTTTGCCATCAGTATTATGTTGCAAATCTTTCGCGCCTGGCGCTGGCAGTTGGAGCTACGGCCACTGACCCACATCGCGCTGGCTCCGCTATGGGTCATCACCAGTGTCGCGTACATGGCCATCAACGTGTTGCCGGCGCGCATGGGTGAAGTAGTGCGGCCATGGCTGCTGTCGCGCCGTAGCGCGGTGAGCTTCTCCAACGTTGTCGGCAATCTCGTGGTCGAGAAGACGATGGATTCGGTGGTCATCCTTTTCTACATCCTGCTCGGCCTGCTGACGACCGCCGATCTACCGGTGTGGGTACGGCGCGGCGCGTTGTTCCCAGCCGTGGGCGCCGCAGTGTTGGTGACGCTGGTGCTGCTCTTGTGGTGGCGTGGTGAAGCGTTCTTCGAGCGCGCGGTCGTGCGGTTGCTTCCCGAGCGTTTCGGCGTCGGGCTGATGCGGTTCCTCAAGGCGGTCGTCGCCGGCATGCAGATCCTGCCCGACCGGCGACTGCTCGGCTTGGTGTTCGTGATGTCGCTGGCGCTGTGGTTCCTGCCGATCTTATCGAGCTACGTCGTCATCCGCGCCTTCAGCTTCGCCGTGCCCTTCAACGCCGCCGTGATCGTGTTCATCTTCATTGGTTTTGGCACTGCCCTGCCGCAAGCGCCGGGTATGATCGGGACGTACCAGTACGCCTGTCAGCTCGCGCTCGCATTGTTCGGCGTGCCGGCGGCTGACGCCCTCGCCTACGGAGTGGTGCTCAACGCAATTCAGCTCGCGAGCTTGATCGGCCAAGGAGTGATCGCGCTGCCGTTCGCCGGCGTGCGGATCGAAGACGTATTGCGTGCGAGGGGTGAGGCGCAATCCGAACCGGTGGCGTGA
- the hpnH gene encoding adenosyl-hopene transferase HpnH — protein sequence MRFPIHIMTDMVKWQAKNWWQGRTRYPFVLMLEPLHTCNLACIGCSPERYSGDLKDRLSLDECLQSVDEAGAPVVSICGGEPTIYPELPELIDGIIARKRHIYLCTNGLLLDRFFKKGKPHKRLSINVHLDGMKRTHDLVTDRAGVFDKAIEMIKEGKRLGYQVCTNTTVFRETDVAEIEEMCAFLDSIGVDGMLISPGYHYEPIKENHFLIRDEIHQKFKRVLELSKKYRLYSTPLFLQFAAGERDYPCTPWGNPTRTPKGWKGPCYLIEKQQFATWGEFWNGVDWDYWESRKDPLCQNCKMHSGFEASVVRHLGGSMKDMATMARWNFSS from the coding sequence ATGAGATTTCCGATTCACATCATGACCGACATGGTGAAGTGGCAGGCCAAGAACTGGTGGCAGGGCCGCACGCGCTATCCGTTCGTGCTGATGCTCGAGCCGTTGCACACCTGCAACCTCGCGTGCATCGGCTGTTCGCCCGAACGCTACAGCGGTGATCTCAAGGATCGCCTCTCGCTCGACGAGTGTCTGCAATCCGTCGACGAAGCCGGTGCGCCGGTGGTCTCCATCTGCGGCGGTGAGCCGACGATCTATCCCGAACTACCTGAGCTGATCGACGGCATCATCGCGCGCAAGCGTCACATTTACCTGTGCACCAACGGCCTGCTGCTCGACCGCTTCTTCAAGAAGGGCAAGCCGCACAAGCGACTGAGCATCAACGTCCACCTCGATGGGATGAAGCGGACCCACGATCTGGTGACCGATCGCGCCGGCGTGTTCGACAAGGCGATCGAGATGATCAAAGAAGGCAAGCGGCTCGGCTATCAGGTCTGTACCAACACCACGGTGTTCCGCGAGACCGACGTCGCGGAGATCGAAGAGATGTGCGCGTTCCTCGATTCGATTGGCGTCGACGGTATGTTGATCTCGCCCGGTTACCACTACGAGCCGATCAAAGAGAACCACTTCCTGATCCGCGACGAGATCCATCAGAAGTTCAAACGCGTGCTCGAGCTCTCGAAGAAGTATCGTCTGTACTCGACGCCGCTGTTCCTGCAGTTCGCCGCCGGCGAGCGCGACTATCCGTGCACGCCGTGGGGCAATCCGACCCGCACGCCGAAGGGCTGGAAGGGGCCTTGCTATCTGATCGAGAAGCAGCAGTTCGCCACCTGGGGCGAATTTTGGAACGGTGTCGACTGGGACTACTGGGAGTCACGCAAAGATCCGCTGTGCCAGAACTGCAAGATGCACAGCGGCTTCGAGGCATCGGTGGTGCGCCACCTCGGCGGCAGCATGAAAGATATGGCCACCATGGCGCGGTGGAATTTCTCGTCGTAG
- a CDS encoding ketoacyl-ACP synthase III, which translates to MSQTGGRNSRILSVARHVPDLVVTNNDLAGRMETSDQWIQQRTGIKQRHFSGDDVGAADLGAIAATEALQRAGVRTEQIGLVIFCTLSPDYDMPSSACVLQARMGMSGMPAFDVRNQCSGFIYGLATADAYIKNGTCDYVLLVGGEIHSTGIELTTRGREVGVIFGDGAGALVIGPSDDRTRGILSTHLHADGKYAEMLWLESPGSRERPRLTEEMITNARIFPKMKGREVFRHAVTRFPEVIREALDTNGLTVADIDLLIPHQANQRISQMVTMGLELPEGKLFTNIERYGNTTAASIPIALSEALEAGRVRDGSLLCLAAFGAGFTWASALIRW; encoded by the coding sequence ATGAGCCAGACTGGAGGACGCAACTCGCGGATTCTGAGCGTCGCGCGCCACGTGCCCGATCTCGTCGTGACGAACAACGACCTCGCCGGGCGCATGGAGACGTCGGACCAATGGATTCAGCAGCGCACCGGCATCAAACAGCGTCACTTCAGTGGCGACGATGTCGGCGCCGCCGATCTCGGCGCAATCGCCGCCACCGAGGCGTTGCAGCGCGCCGGGGTGCGGACCGAGCAAATCGGCCTGGTGATCTTCTGCACGCTCAGCCCCGACTACGACATGCCGAGTTCGGCGTGCGTGCTGCAGGCGCGTATGGGGATGTCAGGCATGCCGGCGTTCGACGTGCGCAATCAGTGCTCGGGATTCATTTATGGCTTGGCGACGGCCGATGCGTACATCAAGAACGGCACGTGTGACTATGTGCTGCTGGTGGGCGGTGAGATTCACTCTACCGGCATCGAACTCACCACGCGGGGCCGCGAGGTCGGGGTGATCTTCGGCGACGGTGCGGGCGCGCTGGTGATCGGACCATCGGACGATCGTACGCGCGGCATCCTGTCGACGCATCTGCACGCCGACGGCAAGTACGCTGAGATGTTGTGGCTCGAAAGTCCGGGAAGCCGCGAGCGGCCACGCCTGACCGAGGAGATGATCACCAACGCGCGGATTTTTCCGAAGATGAAAGGCCGCGAAGTCTTTCGCCACGCGGTCACTCGCTTCCCGGAGGTCATTCGGGAAGCGCTCGATACCAACGGGCTGACGGTCGCGGACATAGATCTGCTCATTCCGCACCAAGCCAATCAGCGCATCAGCCAGATGGTGACGATGGGACTGGAGTTGCCGGAGGGGAAACTGTTCACCAACATCGAGCGCTACGGCAACACCACCGCGGCGTCGATTCCGATCGCGCTCTCCGAAGCGCTGGAAGCCGGGCGGGTGCGGGACGGCTCGCTGCTCTGCCTCGCGGCGTTCGGTGCCGGCTTCACCTGGGCGTCCGCCTTGATCCGCTGGTAG